One window of Microcoleus vaginatus PCC 9802 genomic DNA carries:
- a CDS encoding anthranilate synthase component I, with protein MKQIQPWYWRKLPLNQRSGSEIFQILFLGQTAHRAGSISDCVPRDMAVLLESPVTSSTNLARYSICAGSPRIIDGQSQLWTPPVGEILPFLRALLDSQKQNLAVNVPPEIPFTGGWLGWLGYDLAWEIEHLPQLNTDPLPFPVSCWYEPESFAVLDGQTQILWLAASQPSHLDVMQHQLEQTDREIIENNLPENYQQNSATPIFHLSQSQYKEIVQKAQKYIHAGDIFQTNLSLRFEARTDCSSWSIYRALQRINPSPFASYWQTPWGAIVSCSPERLVQLLGKKVDTRPIAGTRPRGLTGIQDEQLAQELIENIKERAEHIMLVDLERNDIGRVCEWGSVKVNEFLTIERYSHVMHLVSNVIGTLRGDCDAIDLIRGVFPGGTITGCPKVRCLEIIEELEPVKRNLFYGSCGYLDWRGNLDLNILIRTLLYAPKSDGTTGGIVWGQVGAGIVADSDPEREWQESLHKAQAQVNALKLAQIFD; from the coding sequence ATGAAACAAATACAACCTTGGTATTGGCGAAAGCTTCCCCTAAATCAGCGCAGCGGATCTGAGATTTTTCAAATTTTATTTCTCGGTCAAACTGCCCACCGTGCAGGCTCAATATCGGATTGTGTCCCCCGCGATATGGCCGTTCTGCTAGAAAGTCCAGTTACATCTTCTACTAACTTGGCACGATATTCTATTTGTGCAGGTTCTCCCCGGATAATTGATGGTCAATCTCAGCTATGGACACCGCCAGTCGGTGAAATTTTACCTTTTTTACGCGCTCTTTTGGACTCTCAAAAGCAAAATTTAGCAGTGAATGTACCGCCGGAAATTCCTTTTACTGGGGGTTGGTTGGGATGGCTAGGTTATGATTTAGCATGGGAAATCGAACACCTGCCCCAACTCAATACCGATCCGCTTCCTTTCCCGGTTAGCTGTTGGTACGAACCAGAATCTTTTGCGGTTTTAGACGGTCAAACGCAAATTCTCTGGTTGGCTGCGAGTCAACCTTCTCACCTCGATGTTATGCAGCATCAATTAGAGCAAACTGATCGAGAAATAATCGAGAATAATTTACCGGAGAATTATCAACAAAATTCCGCTACTCCTATTTTTCACCTATCTCAGAGTCAGTATAAAGAAATAGTGCAAAAAGCTCAGAAGTATATTCATGCCGGCGATATTTTTCAGACTAATTTATCTTTGCGGTTTGAAGCCCGTACAGATTGCAGTAGTTGGTCAATTTACCGCGCTTTGCAACGGATCAATCCTTCGCCTTTTGCAAGTTATTGGCAAACTCCGTGGGGGGCCATAGTTAGTTGTTCGCCGGAAAGACTCGTTCAATTATTAGGAAAAAAAGTGGATACTAGACCGATCGCGGGAACGCGACCGCGAGGTTTAACCGGCATTCAAGATGAGCAGTTAGCACAGGAATTAATAGAGAATATCAAAGAAAGAGCCGAACATATTATGTTAGTTGACTTAGAGCGCAACGATATCGGGAGGGTGTGTGAATGGGGCTCGGTAAAAGTTAACGAATTTCTGACGATTGAACGCTACAGTCACGTGATGCACCTCGTCAGTAATGTTATCGGTACATTAAGAGGAGATTGTGACGCGATCGACTTAATTCGAGGGGTATTTCCGGGCGGTACGATTACAGGTTGTCCGAAAGTGCGCTGTCTGGAAATTATCGAAGAATTGGAACCCGTGAAGCGCAATTTATTTTACGGTTCCTGCGGTTATTTGGACTGGCGCGGCAACCTGGATTTAAATATTTTGATTCGCACCCTTTTATATGCCCCAAAAAGTGACGGTACGACCGGGGGAATTGTTTGGGGACAAGTGGGTGCAGGGATTGTTGCTGATAGCGATCCAGAAAGGGAATGGCAGGAATCGCTGCATAAAGCTCAAGCTCAAGTTAATGCTTTGAAATTAGCACAAATATTTGATTAG